The genomic region GACTTCGGCGCCGCCGCGGGTGTCGAGTGCGGCGACCTCTTCCAGGGAGGCGAGGGAGACTTTGTCGGCGGAGGGGTAGGCGAAGCGGACGTCGGTGAACTCGACGGAGGCCGGGCCGTCGGGGACCGCTCGGGCGTCCGGTTTCTCGTCGATCAGCGGCTTCAGGTCGAGGACTTCGAAGACCCGCTCGAAGCTGACGAGGGCGGTCATGACCTCGACCCGGGCGCCCGCCAGGGAGGTGAGCGGCGCGTACAGGCGGGTCAGGAGCAGGGCGAGCGAGACGACGGCGCCCGGTTCCAGGCTGCCGCGCAGGGCGAACCAGCCGCCGAGGCCGTAAACGAGGGCGAGCGCGAGCGCGGAGACGAGGGTCAGGGCCGTGATGAACGCGGTCTGGGCCATCGCCGTGCGCACCCCGATGTCCCGCACGCGCCGGGCGCGCGCCGCGAACTGCGCGGACTCCTCACCGGGCCGGCCGAAGAGCTTGATCAGTGTGGCACCGGGCGCGGAAAAGCGTTCGGTCATCCGGGTACCCATGGACGCGTTCAGGTCGGCGGCCTCGCGCTGGAGCTTGGCCATCCTGCTGCCCATCCGGCGGGCGGGCACCACGAACACCGGGAGCAGGACGAGCGCGAGCAGCGTGATCTGCCAGGACAGGGTGAGCATCACGGCGAGGGTGAGCAGCAGGGTCACGAGGTTGCTGACGACTCCGGAGAGGGTGTTGCTGAACGCCCGCTGGGCGCCGATCACGTCGTTGTTGAGACGACTGACGAGTGCACCCGTACGAGTGCGTGTGAAGAACGCGACCGGCATGCGCTGTACATGATCGAAGACCGCTGTCCGCAGATCGAGGATCAGTCCTTCGCCGAGGGTCGCCGAGAGCCAGCGGCCCACCAGCCCGAACGCCGCCTCGGCGAACGCGATGAGGGCGATGAGCAGGGCGAGTCGTACGACCGTGCTCTCGTCGCCGCCGGACACGATCGCGTCCACGACGCGTCCGGCGAGGACCGGTGTGGCCACGGCGAGCAGTGCCGTCACCACACTGAGCACCACGAACCGGACGATTCGGGGGCGGTGCGGGCGGGCGAACCCGGCGATGCGGCGAAGGGTGGCGCGGGCGAAGGGGCGGCGTTCCTGCTGGGCGTTCATGACGCTGTGGAGCTGCATCCAGGCGGTGGTCTCCATACTCATGCGACCGACCGTAGGACCTCAAGCCTTCTTGAGGTCAACAACGACGCGGTCAACAACGGCGCGGTGACGAGTGCGCGGGCGCACGACCCGATGCCGTGCCCGGCGCGTCAGCCGCTGTCCCCATGCCCGCAACCTCACGTTGGTGCGGCGTGGAGAGCCTGTACCGATGTGACGTTCGAACGCTTGCGCCATGGCCTCCCCAGACGTCTTCCGGTCCGGCAGATCCTGTGCCTCCTCCCGCTCGCCCTCGTGGCCGTGGTCGCGGTGCGGCATCGGGACGTGCTCGCCGAGGGCTTCGGACACCTGGCGTCGGCGAAGTGGCCGTGGCTGCTGGCCGCGGTCGCCGCGACCTGTCTGACCTGGGTGGCGGCTGCCGTCACCCGGCAGGGCGCGCTCGTCGAACGGCTGCCCGTACTGCGGTTGCTGGCCACGCAGTTCGCGGCGGGCGCCGCCAACCATCTGCTGCCGACGGGACTTGGCGCCAGCGCCGTGAATCTGCGGTTCATGACGGTGTGCGGGGTACCGCTGGCACGTTCGTCGGCGGCGCTCGCGCTCTATCTGCTCGCGGAGTCCATCGCCCGGGTCGGACTGCTGCTGGCCCTCCTGATCGCCTTCCCCGACGCGCTGCGGGTCGGCTCGCTCCTCCCGGACGGCGCGATCGGCCCGCTGCTGCTCGTCGTCGGAGCGGTGGCGTGTGTCGCGGTGGCGGTCCTGCTGCTCGTACGACGGGTGCGTACCGTCGTGTTCACCTTCCTGCGGACCGCGCTCGGCGAGGCGCGGTCCGTGCACACGCGGCCGGCCCGCGCGCTCGCGCTGTGGGGCGGGTCGCTCTCCTTCCCCATATTCCAGGCGGCCGGACTGGCCGCGGTGGGACAGGCACTCGGGCTGTCGGTGCCGCCGCTGCACATGGCGCTCGCGTATCTGGCGGCCACGGTGGCCGTCGCGCTGGTGCCGACGCCGGGCGGGATCGGCTCGGTGGAGGCCGCGCTGATCGTGGCGCTGGTGGCGGCGGGCGCCCCGGTGGCGGTGGCGACGGGGGTGGTGCTCGCCTACCGCATCATCACGGTGTGGCTGCCGTTGCTGCCGGGGGCGCTGACGTTGGGCGCGCTCGTGCGGCTGAAGATGATCTGAGCCCTAGGTCCTGTCGTCAAATTCCCGTCTGCCTCGCGACGCCATGCACGCACTCTCGCCGCACCGGGCGCAGCCCCAAGTACGTCCAGTACGAGGGTCTACGCCCGGCGCACCGAGAGCACGCACCTGACGCCGCGAGGCCGCCCTTCGGGCGACGACGCGAATTTGACGACAGGACCTAGGCCGGACCGGAAGGTGCCGCCCACGGCTCTGCCCGGCCGCTTCCCGAGGCTGGTCCTCGACATGCCGGAAGGTGAGCGGCGTTGGTGCCCATCGATTCGAGCCCGGGGGCTGCTCGCGATGCCGGTTGACCACCGACTGGCGGCATCCGAGCGGTAGGCCCTCGGGAGCTCCCGCCACGACTCGCTTCCCTGTACGGGCTCGGGCGCGCCCACCGACGTCCCGAGTGATCACCGCGACCTGGCCCGGCGAGAGGGCCTGCCGCAGGAACGCGGCTTGGCCACGGCCTCGTTGTCGTCGTTGGGCGGCCGGTGGCGGAATGACAGCACCGGCCGCCCAACGACGATGACGGCTGATGCCGCCTACGGCGCCAACGCGCCGGTTACTGGCTGCCAACCTGCCCACGGACAGCCCGGTCATCCACCCGGTCCGACCGGTCAAGATCTGCCGACGCATCGACATGACCACCGCGGACTCAAACACGGTGCGGGCCGGCACCAAGATCAAGACGGACCCGCCGAAGTTCGACTAACCGGCGGCCGGGGCCGTCTCGGCATCGCCGGAGGCGGCGACCGCGACCCGGGCTGCCTGCGGCCGGGGGTCGCCGACGGCCGCGGTCCCGGCGGGCAGCGGGTTGTAGATGAGGCTGAGATGCAGACCGAAGATCCAGTGCCAGACGAACACTGACGCGATGTATTTCCAGCCGAGATCAAGGCTCAGGAATCCAGGGTCCGTACCCCGCGCGGGGCCGTAGATGCGCGGCGTCATGAACGCGACGCTGATGACGGAGAGCACCGTGCCGAACACCAGCCCCTTGGTGAGATTGCCGAGGCCGGTGTTGCGCCACGGGAGCGCGGGGTGCATCGCGCAGGCGAAGACCACGGCGAACACGATCCCGTCGAGGTAGTGGAAGGCACCGCCTACCAGGAACTTCTCCAGGGGGGAGGAGGACGGCACGTACACGAAGCCGTTGGCCGTGTTCCAGTCGAGCCTGTTCAGCCCGACACCGGGGAACCAGTAGCCGATTATCGTCGCCACGTGCGTTGCGACGACGCCCGCGAGTAGCGCCGAGGCAACTCGGTGGCGGGTGGCCCACGTACGCCACCAGTGGATGCCGTCGTTCTCCGTGCCGAGTGTGCTGCTTTGTGACATGGAAGGTCCCGATTCGTCATAGGGGGTGCTCTTGTTCGCCGCACCCCGAGGGGGCGGTGAAGGGCGGGGAGCTCGAAGCCGCCGCGTCGAGGCCTCGGACGTGATCGATGCCGGGTACGACGTGGCTGTATCGGCGGGCCTGATCAGTCGAGTGCGACAGACCCTCCGAGTGACTCCGTTCCGATTATCGGAGTCGTGCTACTATTTATCGGTAGGGGCAAGTGTGAGACCGTCGGCCGACCGCGTCAACCAGGTCCATGCAATCCGTTGTCAACACGGTCGTAACCGATCCCCTGGATGGGCTTCGGCGGAGGCCGCCGGATACGGGCGCGCCATGGCGCGGTGGACGAGGGGGTCGCATTGCCCGAGATTTCGAAGACCGCGGATCAGGCGCTCGCGCTGCTGCTGAGCATCGGCGAGGACGGTCCGGACACAGCGGCCGCACTGGCTGATCGGCTCGGGATGCACCGCACGGTTGCCCACCGGCTCCTGGCCACCTTGGAGGGGCGCGGCTTCGTGCGCCGCGGGCACGGGGGTTACGAGCTAGGCATGGTGCTGCGGCGCCTGGCGGCCGACGTGGAACCGGAGCTGCTGCAGGTGGCGCGTCCGATCATGGAAGAGCTGAGCCAAGTCACCGGGGAAGCCACGGTGCTCAGCGTCCTTGAGGGGAAAGACCTGGTCACGGCCGAGTTGGTACCTGGCACACGTCACCTGGTGCGCGTCACCCTGGACCCGGGTTACCGGCATCCGCTGCACGTGGGCGCGGCCGGCCGCGCGATCCTGGCCCACCTGCCGGATCGGATTCGCCGGGCGGCCGCCGATTCCAGCCCAACGCCCGAGGCGCTCCAGGCGCAACTGGAGGAGATCCGCCGGGCAGGCTACGCATACTCCCACGACGAGTTGCAGGAGGGGGTGAGCGGTATCGCCGTCCCGGTCTTCCAGGGAGGCACCGTCAGCGCCGGCCTGAGTCTGGTGGTTCCCATCAGCCGGGACACGGATCTGAAGTCGTGGCTGGGCGAGATCGTCGGGGCGGCCACCCGAATGAGCGACGCGCTGGAGGCGGCGCGCGAGAACGCCGAAGGGCAAGGCGCATGACGCCTTGGAGACCGTCCGGCCCGTGATCCGGCACCGCCGCCCCACGTGAGGCCCGCTGTCGCATCCCGGTCCGGCCTGAGGCCGCAGCGGACAGGGGGCCGCCGACAGGCAAGAAGACCGGCCCGAAGACGGTGACAGCCAAGACGGACACTCCTGGCGACCGCACGGCATCCGCGCACGGTCCGGGCACGACAAAGGCATTCTGAACACCGATTATCGGTGACGCTTGTACTATTAACGGAATCTGCTTAGCATCCCTGCCATGTCACGGACTGTGTCGACGCAGGGATTGCCGACTGCAGCCTTTCCTCGCCACCCGCACACCGCTCGCCACACACGGGCAACAGGCCGGTGCGTACGGCCCGTTCAGGCCGCAGCCCGGCGGTTCCTTCACCAGGGCCTCGCGGTCCTCGTGCGAGGAGTCGCACCCCGGCGGGCGAATGCCGAGCACCGCGGACCAGACCCCGACCACCGCTTTGCCCCAAGGAATCAGCTATGGCTTTCTACCGCCGCACCGGAGACATCCCGCGCAAGCGGCACACCCAGCACCGCCGCCCCGATGGCGGCCTGTACTACGAGGAACTGGTCGGGGAGGAAGGTTTCTCCACCGACTCCTCGCTGCTCTACCACCACCACATCCCCTCGGCGATCACTGGCAGCAGGTCCTGGGAAATCCCGGGCCTGACCACGCTCTCCAACCACCCCCTCAAACCCCGCCACCTGCGGACGCACCGGCTCTTCCCCGGCGAGGAGTACAAGACACACGACGTGGTCACCGGGCGGCGACTCCTGCTGGCCAACGAGGACGTGCGCATCTCCTACGTGATGGCCGGCGGCCCGTCGCCGCTGTACCGCAACGCCGTCGGCGACGAGTGCGTGTACGTGGAGAGCGGCAGCGCCCGTGTGGAGACCACGTTCGGCACCCTGGACGTCAGCCGTGGTGACTACGTCGTCGTGCCGCGGGCCACCACGCACCGCTGGCTGCCCACCGGAACCGAGCCACTGCGCGCCTACTGCATCGAGGCCAACAGTCACATCGCGCCGCCGAAGCGATACCTGTCCAGGTACGGGCAGTTGCTGGAG from Streptomyces sp. NBC_00878 harbors:
- a CDS encoding ABC transporter ATP-binding protein, whose protein sequence is METTAWMQLHSVMNAQQERRPFARATLRRIAGFARPHRPRIVRFVVLSVVTALLAVATPVLAGRVVDAIVSGGDESTVVRLALLIALIAFAEAAFGLVGRWLSATLGEGLILDLRTAVFDHVQRMPVAFFTRTRTGALVSRLNNDVIGAQRAFSNTLSGVVSNLVTLLLTLAVMLTLSWQITLLALVLLPVFVVPARRMGSRMAKLQREAADLNASMGTRMTERFSAPGATLIKLFGRPGEESAQFAARARRVRDIGVRTAMAQTAFITALTLVSALALALVYGLGGWFALRGSLEPGAVVSLALLLTRLYAPLTSLAGARVEVMTALVSFERVFEVLDLKPLIDEKPDARAVPDGPASVEFTDVRFAYPSADKVSLASLEEVAALDTRGGAEVLHGISFRAEPGQTVALVGSSGAGKSTVAALLPRLYDTDEGSVRIGGVDVRDLSAESMRATLGMVTQDGHLFHDSVRANLLLARPDAHEDDLWDVLRRARLDDLVRALPDGLDTVVGERGYRLSGGERQRMTIARLLLARQRVVVLDEATAHLDNTSEAAVQEALAEALEGRTALVIAHRLSTVRTADLILVVEAGRIVERGTHEQLLAADGRYAELYRTQFKKPAIAVAEQVVV
- a CDS encoding lysylphosphatidylglycerol synthase transmembrane domain-containing protein: MTFERLRHGLPRRLPVRQILCLLPLALVAVVAVRHRDVLAEGFGHLASAKWPWLLAAVAATCLTWVAAAVTRQGALVERLPVLRLLATQFAAGAANHLLPTGLGASAVNLRFMTVCGVPLARSSAALALYLLAESIARVGLLLALLIAFPDALRVGSLLPDGAIGPLLLVVGAVACVAVAVLLLVRRVRTVVFTFLRTALGEARSVHTRPARALALWGGSLSFPIFQAAGLAAVGQALGLSVPPLHMALAYLAATVAVALVPTPGGIGSVEAALIVALVAAGAPVAVATGVVLAYRIITVWLPLLPGALTLGALVRLKMI
- a CDS encoding IclR family transcriptional regulator — its product is MDEGVALPEISKTADQALALLLSIGEDGPDTAAALADRLGMHRTVAHRLLATLEGRGFVRRGHGGYELGMVLRRLAADVEPELLQVARPIMEELSQVTGEATVLSVLEGKDLVTAELVPGTRHLVRVTLDPGYRHPLHVGAAGRAILAHLPDRIRRAAADSSPTPEALQAQLEEIRRAGYAYSHDELQEGVSGIAVPVFQGGTVSAGLSLVVPISRDTDLKSWLGEIVGAATRMSDALEAARENAEGQGA